The Candidatus Aminicenantes bacterium genome window below encodes:
- a CDS encoding NAD-dependent deacylase: MSLTSWRKARAIVVFTGAGMSAESGVPTYRGSGGIWNQYRWQEYACQEAFENKPEAVLDFHEKRRKAVLDCIPHAGHKALADLETIHPRVTLITQNIDGMHQRAGSRNVLEIHGSLWRMRCPQHGVQKDLEQAEFAHRQCPSCLAWMRPDITWFGDTMDTGLMETAAGAVKRCDLFVSVGTSGVVWPAAGFPQLARESGAVMVEINPESTPMSHLYQHHLRERASFALVSLFARD; the protein is encoded by the coding sequence ATGAGCCTTACTTCCTGGCGCAAAGCCCGGGCAATCGTGGTGTTTACCGGCGCCGGCATGTCGGCTGAGAGCGGTGTACCCACCTATCGCGGCAGTGGCGGCATTTGGAACCAGTATCGCTGGCAGGAGTACGCTTGCCAGGAAGCGTTTGAAAACAAGCCCGAAGCAGTACTGGATTTTCATGAGAAACGTCGCAAAGCCGTGCTGGATTGTATTCCCCATGCCGGACACAAAGCCCTGGCTGATCTGGAAACCATCCATCCCCGGGTGACGTTGATTACCCAGAACATCGACGGCATGCACCAGCGCGCGGGCAGCCGCAATGTATTGGAGATACACGGCAGCTTGTGGCGGATGCGTTGCCCACAACACGGCGTTCAAAAAGACCTTGAACAGGCGGAATTCGCCCATCGCCAATGTCCCTCTTGCCTTGCATGGATGCGCCCGGACATCACCTGGTTTGGTGATACCATGGATACGGGACTGATGGAAACGGCCGCAGGCGCGGTAAAACGGTGTGACTTGTTTGTTTCCGTGGGCACTTCGGGAGTGGTCTGGCCCGCGGCGGGATTTCCGCAACTTGCCCGGGAATCCGGTGCCGTCATGGTGGAGATCAATCCGGAAAGCACGCCCATGTCCCATCTATACCAACACCACTTGAGGGAAAGGGCCTCTTTTGCGTTGGTATCTTTGTTTGCACGCGATTAA
- a CDS encoding PilZ domain-containing protein, producing MHLEELLHGEQMNPRKEKRLYGLKNVVVVMDGVEYPAVVVDISPRGICLRCEKTLPTYREVMVRLDIDGKPVTLKASVRWVHDPIQLKGAHLRETGLAVIDPPQLYQKYLERILESK from the coding sequence ATGCATTTGGAAGAGTTGCTTCATGGAGAACAAATGAATCCCCGCAAGGAAAAACGCCTGTATGGCCTGAAGAACGTTGTGGTTGTCATGGATGGGGTTGAATATCCCGCCGTGGTCGTAGACATCTCCCCCCGGGGAATCTGTCTGCGTTGCGAAAAAACCCTGCCCACATACCGGGAGGTAATGGTGCGCCTGGATATCGACGGCAAGCCGGTAACCCTGAAAGCTTCTGTTCGCTGGGTGCATGACCCGATCCAATTAAAGGGCGCCCATTTGAGAGAAACCGGATTGGCCGTGATCGATCCGCCTCAGCTTTACCAGAAATACCTTGAACGCATCTTGGAAAGCAAATGA
- a CDS encoding BON domain-containing protein, with amino-acid sequence MAVVTLSRSLGSLGTQMAEILQQRMDLPRLDKSSLEGIFSDYGEALENLERYDEKRPSFWDNFSSQKDRYLHFLKTAIFEFAGTGNALILGRGGQIILAGIPGVIKVQVTAPITVRRDRLMKRYGVEENQAMAMLRQSDRERSGFHRFFFNVDWDSPDLHDLVINTREVEAETAVAMIGSLVDSPPFREQAQRQQELIRDLSLGHRAATAILYHAHIPIQFLEAEARNGRVSLRGSTVIRADIDRATRAAAEVKGVQQVDNHIQFVPMTFSMG; translated from the coding sequence ATGGCCGTTGTGACACTTTCACGCAGCCTGGGCAGCTTGGGAACGCAAATGGCGGAAATCCTGCAGCAACGGATGGATTTGCCCCGCCTGGACAAATCTTCCCTGGAAGGCATTTTTTCCGACTACGGTGAGGCATTGGAAAACCTGGAGCGCTATGATGAAAAGCGCCCCTCATTCTGGGACAATTTTTCCTCGCAAAAAGACCGCTACCTGCATTTTCTGAAAACCGCCATATTCGAGTTTGCCGGTACCGGGAACGCCTTGATACTGGGCCGCGGGGGACAGATCATCCTGGCGGGGATCCCCGGTGTAATCAAGGTACAAGTAACCGCACCGATCACGGTACGCCGTGATCGCCTGATGAAGCGTTACGGCGTAGAAGAAAACCAGGCCATGGCCATGCTCCGCCAGAGTGACCGTGAGCGCTCCGGATTCCACCGATTCTTTTTTAATGTGGACTGGGATTCACCGGATCTGCACGATCTGGTGATCAACACCCGGGAAGTGGAAGCGGAAACCGCGGTGGCCATGATCGGCAGTCTGGTGGATTCTCCCCCTTTCCGGGAACAGGCCCAACGGCAACAGGAGTTGATCCGCGACTTGAGCTTGGGGCACCGGGCAGCGACCGCCATTTTGTATCATGCCCATATTCCCATTCAGTTTCTGGAAGCGGAAGCCCGCAACGGTCGTGTGAGCCTGAGGGGGTCAACGGTCATTCGCGCGGATATTGACCGCGCCACCCGCGCGGCTGCGGAAGTAAAGGGAGTTCAACAAGTTGACAACCACATCCAGTTCGTACCCATGACTTTTTCCATGGGTTAA
- a CDS encoding metal ABC transporter permease produces MIELFQYRYFVHGVLAAVLVSISCGFIGTYIVSRRIVFITGGISHAAFGGVGIAYFFGLNPMAGAAFFAVFSAVILESMGAHMRVRRDSLIGMIWSFGMALGVLFVFLTPGYAANLMTFLFGDILTVSRSDLGLMAGLAGLVVSVFWWRFRRILYLAFDAEFARTRNVPVSGMQSLMMVLTALTVVVNIRVVGIVLVLALMTVPPATANLLAKDFRSMIPLAILFSLMATLGGLAASHILNVPSGATIVFTSLLVFFLVRITAALFLKSRRLP; encoded by the coding sequence ATGATTGAACTGTTTCAATACCGATATTTTGTTCATGGTGTTCTGGCAGCCGTGCTGGTCAGTATTTCCTGCGGATTCATCGGCACCTATATCGTCAGCCGCAGGATTGTTTTTATCACCGGCGGAATCAGCCACGCAGCTTTCGGCGGGGTGGGAATCGCTTATTTTTTCGGCTTGAACCCCATGGCGGGAGCCGCGTTTTTCGCCGTGTTCTCCGCTGTTATTCTTGAATCCATGGGTGCGCACATGCGCGTGCGCCGGGATTCCCTTATCGGCATGATCTGGTCTTTCGGCATGGCATTGGGGGTGCTGTTTGTTTTCTTGACCCCGGGTTATGCCGCCAACCTCATGACGTTTTTGTTTGGTGATATCCTGACCGTTTCCCGATCAGACCTGGGCTTGATGGCGGGGTTGGCCGGTCTGGTAGTCAGCGTTTTTTGGTGGCGTTTTCGCCGCATTCTGTACCTTGCTTTTGATGCGGAGTTTGCCCGCACCCGAAACGTCCCGGTCAGCGGCATGCAATCGTTGATGATGGTACTGACCGCCCTGACGGTTGTGGTGAACATCCGGGTGGTGGGCATTGTGCTGGTTCTGGCTCTGATGACCGTTCCCCCTGCAACCGCCAACCTGCTGGCCAAAGATTTTCGTTCCATGATTCCGCTGGCGATCCTGTTCAGCCTGATGGCCACCCTGGGGGGGTTGGCGGCTTCTCACATATTGAATGTTCCTTCGGGTGCAACCATTGTGTTTACTTCGCTGCTTGTATTTTTTCTGGTGCGGATCACTGCGGCTCTATTCCTCAAGAGCCGGCGATTGCCTTGA
- a CDS encoding ATP-binding cassette domain-containing protein has protein sequence MTTRNLILKLEKVRTGYGRQPVLLDVDFCVHSHDFIGIVGPNGSGKTTLLKVILGLLPPWSGIIRYFRGGSEVERFSMGYMPQSAQVDPDFPITVKDVVRSGLMTRDANEPGDIPVQRVMQRMGIAALGRRPLGELSGGQRQRVFLARAIVASPPLLLLDEPDTYADRDFGRNFHELLTELNRDMAILMVSHDLGMIASQVQSIACVNGSLYHHESSEITQELMESYRCPIDLITHGRVPHRVLKSHQDNNSSLPKRNHHD, from the coding sequence GTGACCACCCGTAACCTTATTCTGAAACTAGAGAAAGTCCGGACCGGCTATGGTCGGCAACCGGTACTGCTGGATGTGGATTTTTGTGTGCATTCCCATGATTTTATCGGGATTGTCGGACCCAACGGAAGCGGCAAAACAACCTTGTTAAAGGTCATCCTGGGGCTGCTTCCCCCGTGGAGCGGCATCATACGCTATTTCCGGGGCGGTAGCGAAGTGGAGCGGTTTTCCATGGGATACATGCCCCAATCGGCCCAGGTGGATCCCGATTTCCCCATAACCGTTAAAGACGTAGTCCGTTCCGGCCTGATGACAAGAGACGCGAATGAACCCGGCGACATTCCAGTACAGAGAGTAATGCAGCGAATGGGCATTGCGGCGCTGGGACGCCGTCCTTTGGGAGAGTTGTCCGGGGGACAACGGCAGCGGGTATTCCTGGCCAGAGCGATTGTGGCTTCACCTCCCCTGCTCTTGCTGGATGAACCGGACACCTACGCGGATCGTGATTTCGGCCGGAATTTTCACGAATTATTGACCGAGTTAAACCGGGATATGGCCATTCTGATGGTTTCTCATGACCTGGGAATGATCGCTTCCCAGGTACAATCGATTGCTTGCGTAAACGGATCACTTTACCATCATGAATCCAGCGAAATCACCCAGGAATTAATGGAATCTTATCGATGTCCCATTGACCTGATCACGCATGGACGGGTCCCCCATCGGGTGCTGAAATCCCATCAAGATAACAATTCGTCTCTCCCCAAGCGGAATCACCATGATTGA
- a CDS encoding ABC transporter substrate-binding protein, whose amino-acid sequence MDVVRRSGRNKRQVKRLISVVLSGVALLCLAACHSAAGEADTPSIAVTILPQKEIVHQIVGNRFHVEVLIPPGFNPATFAPAPSRIRRLGRSLAWFRIGKLPVERTWTDRIRSVYPNLEIVDTSRGVEWIVPQGHDHRHSNGVDPHIWLSPRLMLIQAENIMNAMVRLDPEHGEEYRRNYRQLARKIKALDKQIHDMLADLPRRSFMVFHPSWAYFACDYALEQVVIEAEGKSPAPGDLSRIIALARREGLRTVFVQPQFDTAAAKVVAREINGRVVILDPLAEDWAENLISTARKLRTAQEVSLR is encoded by the coding sequence ATGGACGTTGTCCGGCGATCAGGTCGAAACAAGCGCCAAGTTAAACGCTTGATCTCGGTGGTCTTATCGGGTGTCGCGTTATTGTGTCTGGCCGCTTGCCACTCAGCTGCCGGCGAAGCGGATACCCCGAGCATAGCTGTTACCATCCTGCCACAAAAAGAGATCGTGCACCAAATTGTCGGCAATCGCTTCCACGTGGAGGTCTTGATTCCCCCGGGATTTAATCCAGCCACGTTTGCTCCGGCCCCCAGCCGGATCCGTCGCCTGGGACGTTCCCTGGCCTGGTTCCGCATTGGAAAGCTTCCGGTTGAGCGAACCTGGACAGATCGCATCCGTTCCGTCTATCCCAACCTGGAAATAGTGGATACATCCAGAGGAGTGGAGTGGATTGTTCCACAAGGACACGACCACCGGCATTCCAACGGCGTGGATCCCCACATCTGGCTGTCTCCAAGGCTGATGTTGATACAAGCTGAGAACATCATGAACGCAATGGTGCGTCTGGATCCTGAACATGGCGAGGAATACCGCCGTAATTACAGGCAATTGGCAAGAAAAATCAAAGCCCTGGACAAACAAATCCATGACATGCTGGCAGACCTGCCCCGCCGGAGTTTTATGGTTTTTCACCCTTCCTGGGCATATTTTGCCTGCGATTACGCATTAGAGCAGGTTGTGATTGAAGCGGAGGGCAAAAGCCCGGCACCCGGGGATTTATCACGCATCATTGCCCTGGCGCGCCGTGAAGGACTGCGCACAGTCTTTGTTCAGCCTCAGTTTGACACGGCAGCCGCAAAAGTCGTGGCGCGTGAGATCAACGGCCGGGTTGTGATTCTGGACCCGTTGGCGGAGGATTGGGCTGAAAACTTGATCTCGACGGCCCGGAAATTGCGTACCGCTCAAGAGGTTTCACTACGGTGA
- a CDS encoding metallophosphoesterase family protein — protein sequence MRKQPLLIAILLPVWAASGALAADRVPRRIVLNWYGDPATTAAVTWRTHAPAADAAAQIQTASPSPLTPAGAFVVKAASMELDTGKGETVWTHSARFSALKSDTLYAYRVGSGEHWSEWNHFRTAADDRRAFRFVFLGDLQNELASQCGRVVRASILQAPDALFMLHAGDLVSRAWRDDKWGEWFTVGEWIFRSIPQLMVPGNHEYRRTPSKKSADLTPLWRPHFTLPENGPPGLEETVYTLDVQGARLVALNPNTAVREQAAWLDRVLRKKRSGGWTVLLMHQPIYSTGRDRDNLELRQQLLPIIDAHGVDLVLQGHDHTYGRTFRLRAGRRVRSTRGGTVYVVSVGGPKQYPLNPLYGSIMARMAADRQLYQVIQVEKDRLRFDAWTVDGVHFDGFELRK from the coding sequence ATGAGAAAACAACCTTTATTGATAGCCATCCTGCTCCCGGTTTGGGCCGCAAGCGGCGCATTGGCGGCGGATCGCGTTCCCAGACGAATTGTACTGAACTGGTATGGGGATCCGGCAACCACCGCCGCCGTGACCTGGCGGACACACGCTCCCGCCGCCGACGCGGCCGCCCAGATTCAAACAGCTTCGCCCTCTCCCCTGACTCCGGCCGGAGCCTTCGTGGTGAAAGCCGCCAGCATGGAGTTGGATACGGGCAAAGGTGAAACGGTATGGACACACAGCGCGCGCTTCTCTGCACTGAAGTCCGACACGTTGTACGCCTATCGCGTGGGTTCCGGAGAGCATTGGAGCGAATGGAACCATTTCCGCACAGCCGCGGATGATCGGCGCGCTTTCCGCTTTGTTTTTCTGGGTGATTTGCAAAACGAGTTGGCATCTCAATGTGGCCGGGTTGTGCGTGCCTCCATACTCCAGGCCCCCGATGCGCTTTTCATGTTGCACGCCGGTGACCTGGTCTCCCGTGCATGGCGGGACGACAAGTGGGGGGAATGGTTTACCGTGGGTGAATGGATATTCCGCAGCATTCCCCAACTTATGGTTCCGGGCAACCACGAATACAGGCGCACGCCCTCCAAAAAAAGTGCGGACTTGACACCGTTGTGGCGCCCCCACTTCACCCTGCCGGAGAACGGCCCGCCGGGGCTGGAAGAAACCGTATATACTTTGGATGTACAGGGCGCGCGCCTTGTGGCCCTGAATCCGAATACCGCCGTTCGTGAACAGGCCGCCTGGCTGGACCGGGTTCTGCGAAAAAAACGCTCCGGTGGCTGGACCGTGCTCTTGATGCACCAACCGATTTACTCAACGGGACGCGATCGCGACAACCTGGAGCTGCGGCAACAACTGCTTCCGATTATCGACGCCCATGGCGTGGATCTTGTGCTTCAGGGACATGATCATACGTATGGGCGAACCTTTCGCCTGCGGGCCGGTCGCCGGGTCCGTTCCACTAGGGGGGGAACCGTATACGTGGTGAGCGTGGGCGGTCCCAAGCAATATCCCCTGAACCCGTTATACGGTTCCATCATGGCCCGTATGGCCGCAGACCGCCAATTGTACCAGGTGATTCAAGTGGAAAAAGATCGCTTGCGTTTTGACGCCTGGACCGTGGACGGTGTTCATTTTGACGGTTTCGAATTGCGCAAGTAA
- a CDS encoding MarR family transcriptional regulator, with translation MLWLEGQPKPDLQVGLPTIKGGGKMDEGILRRLMRCARQLERLSGRDLASLGLGSGRVRLLLGILQNPGVTQESLSIHAGVDKTTTAKAVKRLEARGYVQRLQDETDRRLRRLFPTDSARSLKPDLERRLRLVHEIMLQGFLETEISRLSGYLSRMLENLDRNSGRNGTLDFRAVPPTTGWD, from the coding sequence ATGCTATGGTTGGAGGGCCAACCAAAACCAGACTTACAAGTTGGCTTGCCAACTATAAAGGGAGGGGGTAAAATGGATGAAGGAATTCTCCGTCGCCTGATGCGTTGCGCCCGGCAACTGGAACGCCTTTCCGGCAGAGACCTTGCGTCGCTGGGCCTTGGCAGCGGGCGGGTGCGTTTGCTGCTGGGTATATTGCAAAATCCCGGAGTGACCCAGGAAAGCCTGAGCATTCACGCCGGTGTGGACAAGACCACCACGGCCAAGGCGGTCAAACGCCTGGAAGCCCGGGGATACGTACAAAGGCTGCAAGACGAAACCGACCGCAGGCTGCGGCGCTTGTTTCCCACAGATTCGGCCCGTTCGCTGAAGCCGGACCTGGAGCGGCGCTTGCGCCTCGTTCATGAAATCATGTTGCAGGGATTTCTGGAAACGGAAATCTCCCGCCTTTCCGGTTATCTTTCACGCATGCTGGAAAATCTGGACCGCAATTCCGGCCGGAATGGAACCCTGGACTTTCGTGCGGTTCCGCCAACCACGGGATGGGATTGA
- a CDS encoding SLC13 family permease, producing the protein MILVVRSGLIAFSIAPTTVTGRRSVTEMGFDFWYTLTLLVAMIIVLIDEWIDIELTVVTVLFLLTIGGVVSAGEAVAGFSNIGVISIGLLFLLAGAMQTSGLLPIINRLILGNSSKNGMRRKLARLLFPVTLLSAFMNNTPVVAMLIPPIKKWCQEHGISVSHFLLPLSYAAILGGLCTLIGTSTNLIIHGLLLENGYKGLGFFEISRIGIPVALLGLVYLVVVGNRLLPQRREPMSKLTRQLREFVVEMKVGEGFEGIGRSVEAAGLRHLQGLFLFQIQRKETVLAPARPDETVRDGDRLFFTGIPDTILELQRIPGLQPAKTIHFNLKSDRPGRVCAFEAVIPASSALVGKKVRESDFRGRYGAVILAIHRGGERIAKKIGNIVLHPGDTLLMLADHEFSERWPQSSDFYLVSLPTPLDGKHPYRKWVTGGVFAAMIVMSATGVLPLVVAAAGAAVVLSLCGCLPGKSVMVDWKVLIIIASMFGIAAAMQNSGLAEYFSWKIVQLGRHFGTFGVLCAVYLLTSLFNSVITGNATAVLFFPIAVSAATSVGADIHPFALAVLVSTAATFATPISYQTNLMVYGPGGYRFTDYLKIGLPLQVLIAALSLFLINHFYL; encoded by the coding sequence ATGATCCTTGTGGTAAGGTCCGGTTTGATTGCGTTCAGCATTGCGCCGACAACGGTTACTGGAAGGAGGTCAGTGACAGAGATGGGGTTTGATTTCTGGTACACCTTGACCCTGCTTGTCGCCATGATCATTGTCCTGATCGACGAATGGATCGATATCGAGCTAACCGTTGTAACGGTCTTGTTCTTACTCACAATCGGCGGTGTTGTCAGCGCGGGCGAAGCTGTAGCAGGGTTTTCCAACATCGGCGTGATCTCGATCGGCTTGCTCTTTCTTTTGGCCGGGGCCATGCAGACCAGCGGCTTATTGCCCATAATCAACCGTTTGATCCTGGGAAACTCCTCTAAAAACGGCATGCGCCGCAAACTGGCCCGCCTGCTCTTTCCCGTCACCCTGCTATCCGCTTTCATGAACAACACCCCGGTAGTGGCAATGTTGATCCCGCCAATCAAAAAATGGTGCCAGGAACACGGCATCTCCGTGTCACACTTCCTGCTTCCATTGTCGTATGCGGCGATCCTGGGGGGATTGTGCACCTTGATCGGCACCAGCACCAACCTGATTATCCACGGACTCTTGCTCGAGAACGGCTACAAGGGGTTGGGTTTTTTTGAAATTTCACGCATTGGTATTCCCGTTGCGCTCTTGGGTCTGGTTTACCTGGTTGTGGTTGGAAACAGGTTGCTGCCCCAGCGGCGTGAACCCATGAGTAAACTGACGCGTCAACTGCGCGAATTCGTGGTGGAAATGAAAGTGGGGGAGGGTTTTGAAGGTATCGGCCGCAGTGTGGAAGCGGCCGGGTTGCGCCACCTTCAGGGATTGTTTCTTTTCCAGATCCAGCGTAAAGAAACGGTGCTGGCTCCCGCCCGCCCGGATGAAACCGTCCGGGATGGAGACCGCTTGTTTTTTACGGGGATCCCCGACACCATTCTGGAACTTCAGAGGATCCCCGGCCTGCAACCAGCCAAAACCATTCACTTTAACCTGAAATCGGACCGTCCGGGCCGCGTCTGCGCATTTGAAGCCGTGATTCCCGCCAGTTCCGCCCTGGTGGGGAAGAAAGTCAGGGAATCAGACTTCCGCGGTCGCTATGGAGCGGTGATCCTGGCCATTCACCGCGGCGGCGAACGCATTGCCAAAAAAATCGGCAACATCGTCCTGCATCCCGGTGATACGCTGCTCATGCTGGCGGATCATGAGTTCTCTGAGCGCTGGCCCCAGTCTTCCGATTTTTACCTGGTTTCCCTGCCTACGCCCCTTGACGGCAAGCATCCCTATCGCAAATGGGTCACCGGCGGTGTTTTTGCGGCCATGATCGTGATGTCCGCCACGGGCGTTCTGCCCCTGGTGGTTGCCGCCGCCGGGGCGGCGGTGGTCCTGAGCTTATGCGGATGTTTGCCTGGAAAAAGCGTAATGGTGGATTGGAAGGTGCTCATCATTATCGCCTCCATGTTCGGGATCGCCGCCGCCATGCAAAACTCCGGTTTGGCGGAATACTTTTCCTGGAAAATCGTCCAGCTTGGCCGCCATTTCGGCACTTTCGGCGTATTGTGCGCGGTGTACCTGTTGACCAGCCTGTTTAATTCGGTGATTACGGGCAACGCCACCGCGGTGCTTTTTTTCCCCATCGCCGTGAGCGCGGCCACATCCGTAGGCGCCGATATTCATCCATTTGCCCTGGCGGTGCTGGTTTCAACGGCAGCGACTTTTGCCACTCCCATCTCTTACCAGACCAATCTCATGGTTTATGGACCCGGTGGATACCGCTTCACTGATTACCTCAAGATTGGTTTGCCCTTACAGGTGCTGATCGCCGCGCTCTCCCTCTTCCTAATCAATCACTTCTACCTGTAG
- a CDS encoding HAD family phosphatase — translation MKTGTTPRLVASDLGGTLVPLKEEAVPPATLAVLDAIMALGVPVALVTGFNLYTARRMAAGLKRSPWLLVQNGTLALKNNKIVWEHGLAADEAKKLVRTLEALKVPVVVYRSLSRGGSPEYRGFGMFSRSTPFRTVEEFSDFSDITGVSTRIANDRVGEVKTALNSCLPVKSRLISSRGNSRTWLEVTPVGARKDQALRRLCTELGVDPQQVIYFGDNLNDLEALEMVGFPRVVADGLAELRNLFPQVAAASHQGPARELVRLFELEQPPGL, via the coding sequence ATGAAAACCGGAACAACTCCACGCCTGGTCGCTTCCGACCTGGGGGGCACCCTGGTTCCTCTCAAAGAAGAGGCCGTTCCACCCGCAACCCTTGCCGTCCTGGACGCGATCATGGCCCTGGGTGTTCCCGTCGCTCTGGTGACGGGTTTCAACCTCTACACGGCCCGGCGCATGGCGGCCGGCCTGAAGAGATCGCCCTGGCTGCTGGTCCAGAACGGCACCCTGGCTCTGAAGAATAACAAGATCGTTTGGGAACATGGTTTGGCGGCGGATGAAGCAAAAAAACTGGTGCGCACATTGGAAGCGCTGAAAGTCCCGGTTGTGGTCTACCGCAGCCTGTCCCGAGGCGGCAGCCCTGAATACCGGGGCTTCGGCATGTTCAGTCGCAGCACTCCCTTTCGGACCGTGGAGGAATTTTCCGACTTTTCCGACATCACCGGGGTATCAACCCGGATCGCCAACGACAGGGTGGGGGAGGTGAAAACCGCTCTGAACAGTTGCCTGCCAGTGAAATCCCGCTTGATCTCTTCCCGGGGCAATAGCCGCACCTGGCTTGAAGTCACCCCTGTTGGTGCGCGTAAGGATCAGGCTTTGCGTCGCCTTTGTACGGAACTGGGCGTGGATCCGCAGCAAGTAATCTATTTCGGTGACAACCTGAATGATCTGGAAGCATTAGAGATGGTGGGATTTCCCAGGGTGGTTGCGGATGGCCTGGCGGAGTTGCGAAACCTGTTTCCGCAAGTGGCGGCAGCATCCCATCAGGGGCCGGCCCGTGAACTGGTACGGTTATTCGAACTTGAGCAGCCACCCGGCTTATAA
- a CDS encoding ATP-binding cassette domain-containing protein, translating to MLQLERIRVQHDGNPILRDVDLSVAKGEKIWIHGPSGSGKTTLLKVLFCAEYFEGRLLHENRPVTPPELTHYRSHLGFVSQRIPDFDLTVGEVLRYPLQFRANRHRSFPQDRAMELLAQLHFKQDVLSRRFPSLSGGEKQRLMVLLLLLVNRPVFLLDEVTAALDPENIENVVRLLTASPGRTVISVSHNRDWETFSTRSLFMQSGSLQAE from the coding sequence ATGCTGCAACTGGAAAGGATCCGTGTCCAACATGACGGTAACCCGATCCTTCGGGACGTTGACCTGTCTGTGGCCAAAGGGGAAAAGATCTGGATCCACGGACCCTCAGGCAGCGGCAAGACCACTTTGTTAAAAGTGCTGTTTTGCGCGGAGTATTTTGAAGGCCGGCTGCTTCATGAGAATCGCCCGGTTACGCCTCCGGAATTGACGCATTACCGCTCACACCTGGGATTTGTATCCCAACGCATCCCGGATTTCGATCTCACCGTTGGCGAAGTATTGCGCTATCCCCTCCAATTTCGCGCCAATCGTCATCGCTCCTTTCCCCAAGACCGGGCAATGGAGTTGCTTGCGCAACTGCACTTCAAGCAGGATGTGTTGTCCAGACGGTTTCCCAGCCTGTCCGGCGGTGAAAAACAGCGCCTGATGGTTTTGTTGCTCCTGCTCGTGAACCGTCCGGTGTTTCTTCTGGATGAAGTCACGGCCGCCCTGGATCCGGAAAACATCGAAAACGTGGTACGTCTGCTGACCGCGTCTCCCGGCCGGACCGTGATATCGGTGTCTCACAATCGCGATTGGGAAACCTTCTCTACCCGTTCCCTGTTCATGCAATCCGGCAGTTTGCAGGCAGAATAG
- a CDS encoding ABC transporter permease → MGAKAINLFSLATFSLLLLVPISVFLFLRIPRIRALLIAHIRMVAQLFLVGLYLETIFRINHPLINLAWILIMIAVACTAATSQSGLRLRRFFLPLGTAYLISMAAIFGAFFIVLEPRTVFSARYLIPLGGMILGNILRSNVITLDRYFHGLQKRPEEFITHLSMGATPWEARKPFMADALKAAVSPQIATVATMGLVSLPGMMTGQILGGNSPSVAIQYQILIMVAIFTTATVSAFLGMVFASRRAFDGYQRLRPGLFRH, encoded by the coding sequence ATGGGCGCCAAAGCGATCAACCTGTTTTCCCTGGCGACATTCTCGTTGTTGTTGCTGGTACCCATCAGCGTGTTCCTGTTTCTGCGCATTCCCCGTATCCGCGCACTGTTGATCGCACATATACGTATGGTGGCGCAGCTCTTCCTGGTCGGCCTGTACCTGGAAACCATTTTCCGCATCAACCATCCCCTGATCAATCTGGCCTGGATCCTGATCATGATCGCCGTTGCCTGCACGGCGGCTACCAGCCAGAGCGGCCTGCGATTAAGGCGGTTTTTTCTTCCACTGGGCACGGCGTACCTGATCAGCATGGCGGCAATTTTCGGCGCTTTTTTTATTGTACTTGAACCCCGGACCGTATTTTCGGCCCGTTATCTGATCCCCCTGGGAGGCATGATCCTGGGCAATATCCTGCGCAGCAATGTCATTACGCTGGACCGATATTTTCACGGCCTGCAGAAGCGCCCGGAAGAGTTCATCACCCATCTTTCCATGGGGGCCACCCCCTGGGAGGCCCGCAAACCTTTTATGGCTGACGCCCTGAAAGCCGCCGTATCCCCCCAAATCGCCACTGTCGCCACCATGGGACTGGTGTCCCTTCCCGGCATGATGACCGGGCAGATTCTGGGCGGCAACTCTCCGTCCGTGGCTATTCAATACCAGATCCTGATCATGGTCGCCATCTTTACCACGGCAACGGTTTCGGCTTTCCTGGGCATGGTGTTTGCCTCCCGGCGGGCTTTTGACGGCTACCAGCGTCTTCGTCCCGGCCTCTTCCGCCATTGA